In Magnolia sinica isolate HGM2019 chromosome 12, MsV1, whole genome shotgun sequence, a single genomic region encodes these proteins:
- the LOC131220316 gene encoding disease resistance RPP13-like protein 4, which translates to MTTAELREMMNIRREIDGMFTTCQGYVKDELDVITRKEHQENKEKIEEMNDTKGKVEAYLKIFKLKKPPPDLQSQGSASKGKGKVNWEYQCLELKSHKMDMKLEKILEDASMKSKEEEFNALRKQLKMCLLCFSIFPMDAEIVKKVLIYWWIGEGFVTAKEGKTAEEVGEDCFKELVEKEFIQPVYNRRRGNILRCKMHPWIRWMIIALSRKEEFFNLDESGIPSLSPSKSHHACLISKDEDGQLDEAFFLRESERYLLTLFNLNVTFLRLNFGVDSLPKLKRLVVLHLGNWRASDTHDHLNVEEHKIKDDSSHFIKIEETQTLDMLGSLVNLRYLSLRGISVITKLPSSMRALRNLEILDLKGCHNLEKLTDEIKWLKKLTHLDVSECSVLGYLPKELGSLSELEVIKGFVFGSHKSRNSCKVADLARLKKLRKLSINIWHGKVYGVDLHDLYKIKGLRSFAMAWSVPVFTSFSIPKNVVKLDLRCFPESDPPPWLNAFHLANLEKLYIWGGKLETFHIPEEKQEEKVWKIKMLRLKFLKEMKLETVDIQERFPHLEYLEVYECPNINLSDESYKRDSDGVWVNEKLEVSPASHQLAISLTLASDASKEPSTVPEGTPTIPAATTIASDASHTDHASTLEPSPTPASAITPLSSPSSASPTATQEHSPASPAHTNTQEASPAPATPTITREASLTSPAPTTTPEASPASAAPTTAQEASPSSAAPNTAQEASPASAAPTTIQEASLASATPTTAQEASPSSATLTTA; encoded by the exons ATGACGACCGCAGAACTACGGGAAATGATGAATATTCGTCGAGAAATAGATGGGATGTTCACAACGTGCCAAGGATATGTGAAGGATGAGCTTGATGTTATAACCCGAAAAGAACATCAGGAGAACAAGGAGAAGATTGAGGAAATGAACGATACAAAAGGGAAGGTCGAGGCTtatctgaaaattttcaaactcaAGAAGCCGCCACCCGATCTCCAATCTCAGGGTTCAGCTTCGAAGGGAAAGGGAAAGGTGAATTGGGAGTACCAATGTTTAGAGCTTAAAAGTCATAAGATGGACATGAAGCTGGAGAAGATTCTGGAAGACGCGTCCATGAAGAGTAAGGAGGAAGAATTCAACGCCCTACGCAAGCAACTGAAAATGTGCTTGTTATGCTTCTCCATTTTCCCAATGGATGCTGAGATCGTGAAGAAGGTCTTGATCTATTGGTGGATTGGAGAGGGGTTCGTGACAGCGAAAGAGGGGAAGACCGCTGAGGAAGTCGGGGAAGATTGCTTCAAAGAGCTAGTGGAGAAAGAGTTCATCCAGCCCGTCTATAACCGGCGCCGGGGGAACATCCTGCGGTGCAAGATGCATCCTTGGATCCGTTGGATGATcatcgcactgtcgaggaaggaagAGTTCTTCAACTTGGATGAATCAGGTATTCCATCTTTATCTCCCTCCAAATCCCACCATGCATGCTTAATTTCAAAAGATGAAGACGGGCAGCTCGACGAAGCGTTCTTCCTGAGAGAGTCGGAACGCTACTTGCTAACGCTCTTCAACCTCAACGTGACGTTTCTGAGATTGAATTTCGGCGTTGACTCCTTACCGAAGTTGAAAAGGCTAGTTGTTTTGCATCTGGGAAATTGGCGGGCGAGCGACACCCACGATCATTTGAATGTTGAAGAGCACAAAATCAAAGACGACTCCAGCCACTTCATCAAGATCGAAGAAACTCAAACCTTAGATATGCTCGGGTCTTTGGTGAACTTACGATATCTGAGCCTACGAGGTATCTCTGTAATCACGAAGCTGCCGAGTTCGATGAGGGCGCTCCGGAATTTGGAGATCTTGGATCTCAAAGGGTGCCATAACCTGGAGAAGTTAACGGACGAGATCAAGTGGCTAAAGAAGCTGACCCACTTAGATGTTTCAGAGTGTTCTGTGCTTGGATACTTGCCAAAGGAGCTTGGCTCCCTGTCAGAGCTCGAGGTGATCAAGGGGTTCGTGTTCGGCAGCCACAAGAGCCGTAATTCATGTAAGGTGGCAGATTTAGCGAGATTGAAGAAGTTGAGGAAGTTGAGTATCAACATCTGGCATGGGAAGGTATATGGGGTAGATTTGCATGATTTGTACAAAATAAAAGGTCTAAGATCCTTCGCAATGGCATGGAGCGTGCCTGTGTTTACGAGTTTCAGTATTCCTAAAAACGTAGTCAAGCTTGACCTCCGATGCTTCCCTGAATCCGATCCGCCGCCCTGGCTCAACGCCTTCCATTTGGCGAATTTGGAGAAGCTCTACATCTGGGGAGGAAAGCTGGAGACGTTCCACATCCCGGAAGAAAAGCAGGAGGAGAAGGTCTGGAAGATAAAAATGCTACGCTTgaagtttttaaaagagatgaAGCTGGAAACCGTCGACATTCAGGAACGGTTCCCGCATCTCGAATATTTAGAGGTGTACGAATGCCCCAACATTAATTTGAGCGATGAGAGTTACAAGCGCGATAGCGATGGGGTGTGGGTAAATGAGAAGCTGGAGGTTTCGCCAGCATCTCACCAGCTC GCTATTTCATTGACGCTTGCTTCTGATGCTTCTAAAGAACCTTCAACTGTTCCGGAAGGCACTCCAACCATTCCTGCTGCTACTACCATTGCCTCCGATGCTTCCCATACTGACCATGCGTCGACTTTGGAGCCTTCTCCTACACCAGCATCTGCAATCACTCCTCTATCCTCTCCTTCTTCTGCTTCTCCTACTGCCACCCAAGAACATTCTCCTGCATCTCCCGCTCATACTAATACCCAAGAAGCCTCTCCTGCACCTGCCACTCCTACCATCACCCGAGAAGCTTCTCTTACATCCCCCGCTCCTACTACCACCCCAGAAGCTTCTCCTGCATCTGCCGCTCCTACTACCGCCCAAGAGGCTTCTCCTTCATCTGCCGCTCCTAATACCGCCCAAGAAGCTTCTCCTGCATCTGCCGCTCCTACTACCATCCAAGAAGCTTCTCTTGCATCCGCCACTCCTACTACCGCCCAAGAAGCTTCTCCTTCATCTGCCACTCTTACTACTGCCTAA